A stretch of Geobacter sp. DNA encodes these proteins:
- a CDS encoding outer membrane beta-barrel protein, translating into MSHNPYKGGNCVKKRATGAACVLMVALAAGSALAADQTYVTARAGVFLPNGRDGGDYKGFKYFDTGYDLDIAVGYRPEPYAALELGTGFYTASGTVNRPNFVQDRTAYGVPVTLNAKGILEFEKLMLSAGAGVGLYQGFMENKINFTTGGISPVNETNHGTALGYQVVVDADLKLTENWAVGANFKWFTAKPEIEMKNINSTETDVQTTKDKWEFGGTFVNVGVKYSF; encoded by the coding sequence ATGAGCCACAATCCTTACAAAGGAGGGAATTGCGTGAAGAAGAGAGCGACAGGTGCAGCATGTGTCCTGATGGTGGCCCTGGCGGCCGGGTCTGCCCTGGCAGCCGACCAGACGTACGTTACGGCGCGGGCCGGGGTCTTTCTCCCCAACGGCAGAGACGGCGGGGACTACAAGGGGTTCAAGTACTTCGATACCGGCTATGACCTGGATATTGCCGTCGGCTACCGGCCCGAGCCCTATGCGGCGCTGGAGCTGGGAACCGGCTTCTACACCGCCTCGGGCACGGTGAACCGTCCCAACTTCGTCCAGGACCGGACCGCCTACGGCGTGCCCGTCACCCTGAACGCCAAGGGGATCCTGGAATTCGAAAAACTGATGCTCTCTGCCGGGGCCGGTGTCGGTCTCTACCAGGGATTCATGGAAAACAAGATCAATTTCACCACCGGCGGGATCAGCCCGGTCAACGAGACCAACCATGGCACGGCCCTCGGCTACCAGGTGGTGGTTGATGCCGATCTCAAACTCACCGAGAACTGGGCAGTCGGGGCCAACTTCAAGTGGTTCACGGCCAAGCCGGAGATCGAGATGAAGAACATCAACAGCACGGAAACGGATGTGCAGACGACCAAGGACAAGTGGGAGTTCGGCGGCACCTTCGTCAACGTGGGGGTGAAGTACTCGTTCTGA
- a CDS encoding HAMP domain-containing protein has product MPKNRLSRKFLLQILLAVFIGQCCATAWTIHDNRKIQEENIRQKVLLSAKQLASIAAISRASFDFTYLGQLMDQVLKDADVVRIAYIDQTGFTVMDKKGSFSGEPITLEMPVLAGTEPAGRMVVRYTFDRVKDHVLQHLMALVVIQGGVFLVLGLLVFYFFRRELGSRIDAMSSNIQQVISGDLTCRVTASRDDELGAIASGLDILVQWLSTTVVKIRTIAGNVSDAMNHLNKTFKDVISGVNRQQLSTENGLFSVQNALDSLEQVIVSTDNLLELSEESSSALNEILSASQGIVTKIDRLSNEVHASFETVMTLSRTAKDVAAIAGRASHSMEDATDAVTQINESVTRVDGIVAETTELSVHTTSIIADRGINSVADAINSMQKIEELVGSVTATISSLGARSKDIAKVLDVIKEVTEQTKLLSLNAQILSGQAGEYGKPFAVVASEMKSLSDKTAVSTKEIEAIVSTIQNEINAAVSSTRSTVTMVAEGKAVAVRASEALQGIQESSQRSTDMVKNIETVAAEQKNNLGQIVDAFSQIRQLISEVNRATAQEEKIVETLLGGFTSFRDAMEVTRTASEDQVKSIQLISENLALAREKTRTIAGASGQQREVNEEMIKSMKRIIQIGAETVNGVRDVSARIVTISSEVDALYREIQTFRTPANQPDGASAPKQLSPLSPPTKRS; this is encoded by the coding sequence ATGCCCAAGAACAGGCTGTCGCGAAAATTCCTCCTGCAGATCCTCCTGGCCGTATTCATCGGCCAGTGCTGCGCCACGGCCTGGACCATTCACGACAACCGTAAGATCCAAGAAGAGAATATCCGCCAGAAGGTCCTCCTTAGCGCCAAGCAGCTGGCATCCATCGCTGCCATCTCCCGGGCGAGTTTCGACTTCACCTACCTGGGACAGCTGATGGACCAGGTGCTCAAGGATGCGGACGTGGTCCGGATTGCCTACATCGACCAGACCGGCTTCACGGTAATGGACAAGAAGGGCTCCTTCTCCGGCGAACCGATCACCCTGGAGATGCCGGTACTCGCCGGTACCGAGCCTGCTGGCAGGATGGTGGTCAGGTATACCTTTGACCGGGTAAAGGACCATGTGCTGCAGCACCTCATGGCCCTGGTCGTGATCCAGGGCGGGGTCTTCCTCGTGCTGGGGCTGCTGGTGTTCTACTTCTTCCGGCGTGAACTCGGTTCCCGCATCGACGCCATGAGCAGCAACATCCAGCAGGTCATCAGCGGCGACCTCACCTGCCGGGTAACCGCGAGCAGGGACGACGAACTGGGGGCCATTGCCTCGGGTCTCGACATCCTCGTCCAGTGGCTCTCCACCACTGTCGTCAAGATCAGGACCATTGCGGGCAATGTTTCCGATGCCATGAACCACCTGAACAAGACCTTCAAGGATGTGATCAGCGGCGTCAACCGCCAGCAGCTCTCCACCGAGAATGGGCTCTTTTCGGTGCAGAACGCCCTCGATTCGCTGGAACAGGTCATTGTCTCCACCGATAACCTCCTGGAGCTTTCCGAGGAGAGTTCCTCGGCCCTAAACGAGATCCTCTCCGCCTCCCAGGGGATCGTCACCAAGATTGACCGGCTTTCCAACGAGGTGCATGCCTCTTTCGAGACGGTCATGACCCTTTCCCGCACTGCCAAGGACGTGGCTGCCATTGCCGGCCGCGCCTCCCATTCCATGGAGGATGCCACCGACGCGGTCACCCAGATCAATGAATCGGTGACCAGGGTCGACGGCATCGTTGCCGAAACCACCGAGCTCTCCGTCCACACCACCAGCATCATTGCCGACCGCGGCATCAATTCGGTGGCCGATGCCATCAACAGCATGCAGAAGATCGAAGAGCTGGTCGGATCGGTGACGGCCACCATCAGCAGCTTGGGCGCCCGGTCCAAGGATATCGCCAAGGTCCTGGATGTCATCAAGGAGGTCACCGAGCAGACCAAGCTCTTGAGCCTCAACGCCCAGATCCTGTCCGGCCAGGCAGGCGAATATGGCAAGCCGTTTGCCGTGGTGGCGTCGGAGATGAAATCCCTGTCCGACAAGACCGCCGTCTCCACCAAGGAGATCGAGGCCATTGTCTCGACCATCCAGAATGAGATCAATGCCGCGGTCTCCTCGACCCGCTCCACGGTGACCATGGTCGCCGAGGGAAAGGCGGTCGCCGTCAGGGCAAGCGAGGCGCTGCAGGGTATCCAGGAGTCCTCCCAGCGTTCCACCGACATGGTCAAGAACATCGAGACCGTGGCGGCAGAGCAGAAAAACAACCTGGGTCAGATCGTCGACGCCTTTTCCCAGATCCGGCAGCTGATCTCCGAGGTCAACCGGGCCACGGCCCAGGAAGAAAAGATCGTCGAGACCCTGCTGGGCGGTTTCACCAGCTTCCGCGACGCCATGGAAGTCACCCGCACTGCCTCCGAGGACCAGGTCAAGTCCATCCAGCTCATCTCCGAAAACCTTGCCCTGGCCAGGGAGAAGACCCGCACCATAGCAGGCGCCTCCGGCCAGCAGCGGGAGGTTAACGAAGAGATGATCAAGTCCATGAAGCGGATCATCCAGATCGGCGCCGAAACCGTCAACGGGGTCCGCGACGTCTCCGCCCGGATCGTGACCATCAGCAGCGAAGTGGACGCCCTCTACCGGGAGATCCAGACGTTCAGGACTCCTGCCAACCAACCTGACGGCGCTTCTGCGCCGAAACAGCTTTCCCCGCTCTCTCCCCCCACAAAACGTTCGTAA
- a CDS encoding ABC transporter substrate-binding protein: MRTSLLLCALVLLATTAGAETLKIGGSGSMIPLVTELGKAYVKKHPGDRIEVNPKSLGQPGGIAALMAGAIDIAMSAADLTPEQKQLPIKAIEIARVAGVVAVNADVTVKGITSQQLCDIYSGKITNWHQVGGADVPILALTRPESDTTKIALRQAFACFATLSEPGKVLNLSKSKDMFDALQAKPNAIGIIDAVAMAKAGGKILPLRIDGRSHVGMASGQWPYIHHNNLVLGKNRGAAVKRFLQFIGSPEGQAIIKKDKAVPVNFSY; the protein is encoded by the coding sequence ATGAGGACATCTCTCTTGTTGTGCGCACTGGTGCTGCTCGCCACGACTGCCGGGGCCGAAACCCTGAAAATCGGCGGGTCGGGCAGCATGATCCCCCTGGTTACCGAACTGGGCAAGGCGTATGTCAAAAAACATCCCGGTGACCGGATCGAGGTCAACCCGAAGTCGCTGGGGCAGCCGGGCGGGATCGCCGCCCTGATGGCAGGTGCTATCGACATTGCCATGTCGGCGGCCGATCTGACGCCGGAACAGAAACAACTGCCGATCAAGGCGATCGAGATCGCGCGGGTTGCCGGCGTGGTGGCGGTGAACGCCGATGTGACGGTCAAGGGGATCACCAGTCAGCAACTGTGCGACATCTATAGCGGCAAGATCACGAACTGGCACCAGGTCGGCGGTGCCGATGTCCCGATCCTGGCGCTCACCCGTCCCGAGAGCGATACCACCAAGATCGCCCTGCGACAGGCCTTTGCCTGCTTTGCCACGCTTTCGGAGCCGGGGAAGGTTCTGAATCTTTCCAAGTCAAAGGATATGTTCGATGCCCTGCAGGCCAAGCCGAACGCCATCGGGATCATCGATGCGGTTGCCATGGCAAAGGCAGGGGGGAAGATCCTGCCGCTCAGGATCGACGGCAGGAGCCATGTCGGCATGGCATCGGGGCAGTGGCCCTATATCCACCACAACAACCTGGTGCTCGGCAAGAACCGTGGTGCGGCGGTGAAGCGTTTCCTGCAGTTCATCGGCTCGCCCGAGGGGCAGGCCATCATCAAGAAGGATAAGGCAGTACCGGTCAACTTCTCCTATTAG
- a CDS encoding DUF815 domain-containing protein, translated as MPGSEPAPCVTKTGRLKVAEQWDRLAERVEGLLDRVDRVLEGYAPSAAVDHALFQRFIAFRWERRGSAGRLVPVEFPHLVDLDDLVGIDYVKEELIRNTAQFVAGYPANNVLLWGERGNGKSSSVKGLLKRFAPDGLRLVELQRWDLLSLPFITSLLRGIPSRFILFCDDLSFAEGEEDYRALKTLLDGGIEERPPNVLLYATSNRRHLMPEPMADNTGSSEIHPEEAISEKLALADRFGLTLGFSRFDQTTYLQAVSHYAEKLDLPMDGQELRHRALLWALENGRRSGRSARQFIDDLTGRLRVD; from the coding sequence ATGCCTGGGAGCGAGCCTGCTCCCTGCGTGACGAAAACGGGGAGGCTTAAGGTGGCTGAGCAGTGGGACCGACTGGCCGAGCGGGTCGAGGGGCTGTTGGATCGTGTAGATCGTGTCCTTGAGGGCTATGCGCCGTCTGCCGCGGTCGATCATGCCCTGTTCCAGCGGTTCATCGCCTTTCGCTGGGAGCGGCGCGGCAGTGCCGGCAGGCTGGTGCCGGTTGAATTCCCCCACCTGGTCGACCTTGACGACCTGGTCGGGATCGACTACGTCAAGGAAGAGCTGATCCGCAATACCGCCCAGTTCGTGGCCGGCTATCCTGCCAACAATGTGCTGCTCTGGGGAGAACGGGGGAACGGCAAGTCCTCCTCCGTGAAGGGTCTTCTCAAGCGTTTCGCCCCCGATGGCCTCAGGCTGGTGGAGCTGCAGCGGTGGGACCTTTTGAGCCTGCCGTTCATCACTTCGCTTTTGCGCGGGATACCGTCGCGCTTCATCCTCTTTTGCGACGATCTCTCCTTTGCCGAGGGAGAGGAGGATTACCGCGCACTCAAGACCCTGCTCGACGGTGGCATTGAGGAGCGGCCCCCGAATGTCTTGCTTTATGCCACGTCCAACCGGCGCCACCTGATGCCCGAGCCGATGGCCGACAACACCGGCAGTTCGGAGATTCACCCGGAAGAGGCCATATCCGAAAAGCTCGCCCTTGCCGACCGGTTCGGTCTGACCCTGGGGTTCAGCCGTTTCGATCAGACGACCTATCTGCAGGCCGTTTCCCATTACGCGGAGAAGCTCGACCTCCCCATGGACGGGCAGGAACTCCGGCACCGCGCCCTGCTCTGGGCGCTTGAAAATGGCCGCCGCAGCGGTCGCTCTGCCCGACAGTTCATCGACGATCTGACCGGACGACTCAGAGTCGATTGA
- a CDS encoding ABC transporter permease subunit, whose product MSGMVWKRLAANRFALTGCVVVCLLFLLSLLAPFLTPYHPDAIDAYHVLLPPSAAHWFGTDELGRDVLTRVLFGARISLKVGFVAVGIAVCIGTAIGLVAGYYGGWIDAVLMRLVDIMLCFPTFFLILAVIAMLEPSIWYIMVVIGLTGWMGVARLVRAEVLSLREREFVMAARALGASDLRIIVRHVLPNALSPVLVSATLGVAGAILTESALSFLGIGVQPPIPSWGNILTSGKDYIEFAWWLSLFPGLSILITVLSYNLVGEGIRDALDPRLHR is encoded by the coding sequence ATGAGCGGCATGGTCTGGAAACGCCTGGCTGCCAACCGTTTTGCACTGACCGGTTGTGTGGTGGTCTGCCTCCTGTTTCTCCTCTCGCTGCTGGCGCCTTTCCTGACCCCCTACCACCCCGATGCCATCGATGCCTATCATGTCCTCCTCCCGCCGTCGGCGGCGCACTGGTTCGGCACCGACGAGTTGGGGCGCGATGTCCTCACCCGGGTGCTGTTCGGTGCGCGCATCTCCCTCAAGGTCGGGTTCGTGGCAGTGGGAATCGCGGTCTGCATCGGCACGGCCATCGGCCTGGTGGCGGGCTACTACGGCGGCTGGATCGATGCGGTGCTGATGCGTCTGGTGGACATCATGCTCTGCTTTCCGACCTTCTTCCTGATCCTTGCCGTCATTGCCATGCTGGAACCCTCCATCTGGTACATCATGGTGGTGATCGGTCTGACCGGCTGGATGGGGGTGGCGCGCCTGGTGCGGGCCGAGGTCCTCTCGCTGCGGGAGCGGGAGTTCGTCATGGCAGCCAGGGCACTGGGGGCCTCGGATCTGCGGATCATCGTCCGACACGTACTTCCCAATGCCCTTTCGCCGGTGCTGGTGTCGGCGACCCTCGGCGTGGCCGGGGCGATCCTCACCGAATCGGCCCTCTCTTTTCTCGGCATCGGCGTGCAGCCTCCCATCCCCAGCTGGGGGAACATCCTCACCTCGGGCAAGGACTATATCGAGTTCGCCTGGTGGCTGTCGCTCTTTCCGGGGCTGTCGATCCTGATCACCGTGCTCTCCTACAACCTGGTGGGGGAGGGGATCAGGGATGCCCTCGATCCGAGGCTGCACAGATAG
- a CDS encoding response regulator, with protein MKEQVKILLVDDEQASREPLALLLRKNGYHVIGASTGHEALQLLASEPFNIVITDLFLPDSNGIDILKEVKRLSATMEVILITGFASAETAVQAMKEGAFDYITKPLNLEELKIILAKAIEKHQLVNENVYLKKQLRDKYEFPNIIGNSPAMQQVFNLMKRVVKTDSTVLIMGESGTGKEVVAKAIHFNSARRNQPFMAVHCGAIPENLLESELFGYVRGAFTGANRDKIGKFEAANGGTVFLDEIGTMPLQLQTKLLRILQEHEVERVGSTRTIKLDVRVISATNNQLEEEVRKGNFREDLYWRLNVIPIQLPPLRERMEDILPLARHFLVKCCEEMNRPMMNLGKDALEALEAYHWPGNVRELENVVERVAALTESNQITPADLPPNISGAFHEPDEYSIRVTNSGVDLMKTVNRIEMKMIDEALNLAGGVKAQAAALLNLNRTTLVEKMRRLGMQR; from the coding sequence ATGAAAGAACAGGTCAAGATACTCCTTGTCGACGACGAGCAAGCAAGTCGGGAACCTCTCGCGCTCCTCTTGAGGAAGAACGGCTATCACGTCATCGGTGCGAGCACGGGGCACGAAGCCCTGCAACTGCTGGCATCGGAACCGTTCAATATCGTCATTACCGACCTTTTTCTCCCCGACTCCAACGGCATCGACATCCTGAAAGAAGTGAAGCGCCTCTCCGCGACCATGGAGGTCATCCTCATCACCGGCTTCGCCTCGGCGGAAACTGCGGTGCAGGCAATGAAGGAAGGGGCCTTCGACTACATCACCAAGCCGCTCAACCTGGAAGAGCTGAAGATCATCCTGGCCAAGGCGATCGAAAAACACCAGCTGGTCAACGAAAACGTCTACCTCAAGAAACAGCTCCGCGACAAATACGAATTCCCCAACATCATCGGCAATTCGCCGGCCATGCAGCAGGTCTTCAACCTGATGAAACGGGTGGTCAAGACCGACTCCACCGTGCTGATCATGGGTGAGTCTGGCACCGGCAAGGAGGTGGTGGCTAAGGCGATCCACTTCAACAGCGCCCGGCGCAACCAGCCGTTCATGGCCGTGCACTGCGGCGCAATTCCGGAAAACCTCCTGGAAAGCGAACTGTTCGGCTACGTGCGGGGGGCGTTCACCGGCGCCAATCGCGACAAGATCGGCAAGTTCGAGGCTGCCAACGGCGGCACCGTCTTCCTGGACGAAATCGGCACCATGCCCCTCCAGCTGCAGACCAAGTTGCTCCGTATCCTCCAGGAACACGAAGTGGAACGGGTCGGCTCCACCAGGACCATCAAGCTGGACGTGCGGGTCATCTCCGCCACCAACAACCAGTTGGAAGAGGAAGTCAGGAAAGGGAACTTCCGGGAAGACCTCTACTGGCGGCTCAACGTCATCCCCATCCAACTGCCGCCTTTGCGCGAGCGGATGGAAGATATCCTCCCCCTGGCCCGTCACTTCCTGGTCAAGTGCTGCGAAGAGATGAACCGGCCGATGATGAACCTGGGCAAGGATGCCCTGGAAGCCCTGGAGGCCTATCACTGGCCCGGCAACGTACGCGAGCTGGAAAACGTCGTCGAACGGGTTGCGGCACTCACCGAGTCCAACCAGATCACCCCGGCCGATCTTCCCCCCAACATCAGCGGCGCCTTCCACGAACCGGACGAATACTCCATCCGGGTCACCAACTCCGGCGTCGACCTGATGAAGACGGTCAACCGGATCGAGATGAAGATGATCGACGAGGCCCTGAACCTGGCCGGAGGGGTCAAGGCCCAGGCAGCGGCCCTGCTCAACCTGAACCGCACCACCCTGGTGGAGAAGATGCGCCGCCTGGGAATGCAGCGCTAG
- a CDS encoding type I restriction-modification system subunit M, translating into MTQQELNQLGKTLWDIADQLRGAMNADDFRDYMLSFLFLRYLSDNYEMAAKKELGKDYPTPKEGDKRAPLAIWYEENAEDAEDFEKQMRLKVHYVIEPQHLWSSVAEMARTQHDDLLDTLWKAFKYIEEKSFESTFQGLFSEINLHSEKLGKKPADRNAKLCTIIQKIDAGISKFSTNTDILGDAYEYLIGEFAAGSGKKAGEFYTPQQISTILSEIVTLDSQEPKNGKKKKLSKVLDFACGSGSLLLNVRKQLHEEGGTIGKIYGQEKNITTYNLARMNMLLHGVKDTEFEIHHGDSLLNDWDILNEMNPAKKQQFDAVVANPPFSYRWEPTEALGEDFRFKNYGLAPKSAADFAFLLHGFHFLSDSGVMAIILPHGVLFRGGVEERIRTKLLKDGHIDTVIGLPANLFFSTGIPVCILVLKRCKKPDDVLFINASEHFEKGKRQNRLLPEHIEKIVSTYQYREEEERYSRRVSMEEIEKNDYNLNISRYVSTSTAENKIDLQAVNGELVSLEAQIVAATNKHNKFLKELELPLLPLAKSVDQS; encoded by the coding sequence ATGACTCAACAAGAGCTCAATCAACTCGGCAAAACCCTCTGGGATATTGCCGACCAGTTGCGCGGCGCAATGAATGCCGACGACTTTCGCGACTATATGCTGTCGTTCCTTTTTTTGCGTTACCTCTCGGACAATTACGAGATGGCGGCGAAGAAGGAGCTAGGTAAAGACTATCCCACACCTAAAGAAGGCGACAAGCGCGCACCGCTGGCAATCTGGTACGAAGAGAACGCCGAAGATGCCGAAGACTTTGAAAAACAGATGCGCCTCAAGGTGCATTATGTAATCGAGCCGCAGCACCTCTGGAGCAGCGTTGCCGAAATGGCGCGCACTCAACATGACGACCTGCTGGATACCCTGTGGAAGGCCTTCAAGTACATTGAAGAGAAATCATTCGAGAGTACGTTCCAGGGGCTTTTTTCGGAAATCAACCTGCACTCCGAAAAGCTGGGCAAGAAACCGGCAGATCGCAATGCCAAGCTCTGCACCATAATCCAGAAGATCGACGCGGGTATTTCGAAATTCAGTACCAACACCGATATCCTGGGTGATGCCTATGAGTACCTGATCGGCGAATTTGCTGCCGGTTCCGGCAAAAAGGCGGGCGAGTTCTATACCCCGCAACAGATTTCCACCATTCTTTCCGAAATCGTCACGCTAGACAGTCAGGAGCCAAAAAACGGCAAAAAGAAAAAACTGAGCAAGGTGCTGGACTTTGCCTGCGGCTCCGGCTCACTGCTGTTGAATGTGCGCAAGCAGCTTCATGAAGAGGGCGGGACAATCGGAAAGATTTATGGTCAGGAAAAGAACATCACCACCTACAACTTGGCGCGAATGAACATGCTGCTGCACGGGGTGAAGGATACCGAGTTCGAGATTCACCACGGTGACTCGCTGCTCAACGACTGGGATATTCTCAACGAGATGAACCCAGCCAAGAAGCAGCAATTTGACGCGGTGGTGGCCAACCCGCCCTTCAGCTATCGCTGGGAGCCGACCGAAGCACTGGGCGAGGATTTTCGTTTCAAAAACTATGGTCTCGCGCCGAAATCCGCCGCCGACTTTGCCTTTCTCTTGCACGGTTTCCACTTCCTGAGCGACAGCGGTGTGATGGCGATTATTCTTCCCCACGGCGTGCTGTTCCGTGGCGGCGTTGAAGAGCGTATCCGCACCAAGCTGCTGAAAGATGGCCATATCGACACCGTGATTGGCCTGCCTGCCAACCTGTTTTTCTCAACCGGCATCCCGGTCTGCATTTTGGTGCTGAAACGGTGCAAGAAGCCGGATGACGTGCTCTTTATCAATGCCAGCGAACACTTCGAGAAGGGCAAACGGCAAAACCGCCTGTTGCCGGAGCACATCGAAAAGATCGTCAGCACCTACCAATACCGCGAAGAAGAGGAGCGCTACTCACGACGTGTATCGATGGAGGAGATCGAGAAGAACGACTACAACCTGAATATTTCTCGCTATGTCAGTACTTCCACAGCGGAGAATAAGATTGACTTGCAGGCGGTTAATGGTGAGTTGGTCAGCTTGGAGGCGCAAATTGTTGCAGCAACAAATAAGCACAACAAGTTCCTCAAGGAGCTTGAGTTGCCGCTTTTGCCGTTAGCCAAAAGTGTCGATCAAAGTTAG
- a CDS encoding AAA family ATPase: MSNKPKIYKYKNLRNVVTRLRDDLREQGNGGVNFVLLYAFNGTGKTRLSMEFKEVGKRKRGIDRDTLYFNAYTEDLFHWDNDLENDSERALKINSDSRFFDGFKTLALEERIFAYLERYAKFNFRIDYDSWHIVFSKEVENPRFRPGSDEPEKIIENHIKISRGEENIFIWCIYLAICELALDEDSNTYGWVRYFYIDDPISSLDDNNAIAVSSDLAKLLRRSSGRNIKSVISSHHSLFFNVMCNELKKEPHKLYFIHENSGGGYSLQSTTDTPFFHHVAMLSELKKASESGRLYANHFNVLRGVLEKTSSFFGFSDFSGCIHGIEDEVLFSRALNLLSHGDYSLFEPNELTEDNKQLFRNILNGFLGRYAFDLPALHP, from the coding sequence ATGAGCAACAAACCAAAAATCTATAAATATAAAAATCTGCGTAATGTAGTAACTCGTTTAAGAGATGACCTGCGTGAGCAGGGTAACGGTGGCGTTAATTTTGTTTTGCTTTACGCTTTCAATGGAACAGGCAAAACTCGCTTATCAATGGAATTCAAGGAAGTAGGCAAGCGGAAGCGAGGTATTGATCGAGATACCTTGTATTTCAACGCCTATACAGAAGATTTGTTCCATTGGGACAATGACTTGGAAAATGATTCCGAAAGAGCCTTAAAAATTAATTCAGACTCTCGCTTTTTTGATGGATTCAAAACGCTCGCCCTTGAAGAAAGAATTTTTGCTTATCTTGAGCGCTATGCAAAGTTTAATTTTAGGATCGATTACGACAGCTGGCATATTGTTTTCAGTAAAGAAGTGGAGAATCCAAGATTCAGACCAGGATCGGACGAACCCGAGAAGATAATTGAGAATCATATTAAAATTTCGCGTGGCGAGGAAAATATATTCATTTGGTGTATTTATCTCGCTATTTGTGAATTGGCCTTGGACGAAGATTCAAATACCTATGGCTGGGTTAGGTATTTCTACATAGACGACCCCATTTCTTCACTGGATGATAATAACGCCATAGCAGTTTCATCTGATTTGGCTAAGTTGCTTCGGCGCAGCTCCGGAAGAAATATTAAGTCTGTTATTTCGTCACATCACAGCCTGTTCTTTAATGTGATGTGTAATGAGCTAAAAAAGGAACCTCATAAGTTGTACTTCATTCACGAAAACAGTGGAGGCGGCTATAGCCTTCAATCAACAACCGATACTCCTTTTTTCCACCATGTAGCGATGCTTAGCGAATTAAAGAAAGCATCTGAATCGGGGCGTCTCTATGCCAATCACTTCAACGTGCTGCGGGGTGTTTTAGAGAAAACTTCCTCGTTTTTTGGCTTTAGCGATTTTTCTGGCTGTATTCATGGCATAGAGGACGAGGTTCTCTTTAGCCGTGCTTTGAATCTATTAAGCCACGGTGATTATTCGCTTTTCGAGCCAAATGAGCTAACGGAAGACAACAAGCAGCTATTTCGGAATATCTTGAATGGGTTTTTGGGGCGTTATGCCTTTGATTTACCAGCACTGCACCCATAA
- a CDS encoding restriction endonuclease subunit S produces the protein MSKHEKKGLVPERRFPEFKDAGEWKNELFEKIYSFKTTNSLSRDKLNYKQGTVKNIHYGDIHTKFSTLFDIEKENVPYINHSESLEKIKPDSYCVEGDMIFADASEDMDDIGKCIEIVFLNNEKLVSGLHTLLARQIKKKLVTGFGGYLFKSNRIREQIKKESQGTKVLGLSGGRLSSISVVYPADEKEQQKVSDCLASVDELITAQSQKLDALKTHKKGLMQQLFPAEGETVPKRRFPEFRDKGEWEEKFIRDFGEIITGSTPSTTKPEYYGGDRLFVSPADVSNQRFIKKTKTTLTDLGFCETRPVKPESILFVCIGSTIGKVAQNRHECATNQQINAVVPNANYSNAFVYYCLENNSEKISGLAGNHAVPIINKTAFGAVEIRSPKLPEQQRIADCLSSVDELITAQTQKLDALKAHKKGLMQLLFPAMDEVKS, from the coding sequence ATGAGTAAGCACGAGAAAAAGGGCTTGGTGCCGGAACGACGCTTTCCTGAGTTTAAGGATGCGGGGGAGTGGAAAAACGAGCTCTTTGAAAAGATCTATTCGTTTAAAACTACGAATTCACTTTCTAGAGACAAGCTCAACTACAAACAAGGTACTGTAAAAAATATTCATTATGGTGATATTCACACCAAGTTTTCTACCTTGTTTGATATTGAAAAAGAAAATGTGCCATATATAAACCATTCCGAATCCTTAGAAAAGATAAAACCCGATTCATATTGCGTTGAAGGCGATATGATTTTTGCTGATGCATCTGAGGACATGGATGATATAGGCAAGTGCATAGAAATTGTTTTTCTAAATAATGAGAAACTCGTTTCGGGATTACATACTCTTTTAGCAAGGCAAATAAAGAAGAAACTCGTCACTGGTTTTGGTGGTTATTTATTTAAGTCAAACCGGATTCGTGAGCAAATCAAGAAAGAATCGCAAGGTACCAAAGTATTAGGATTATCGGGCGGGCGTCTTTCGTCAATTAGTGTGGTTTATCCTGCTGATGAAAAAGAACAACAAAAAGTCTCCGATTGCCTCGCATCCGTCGACGAGCTGATCACCGCCCAATCCCAAAAACTCGACGCCCTCAAGACCCATAAAAAAGGCCTGATGCAGCAGCTTTTCCCAGCCGAAGGCGAAACCGTGCCCAAACGCCGCTTTCCTGAGTTTCGGGATAAGGGGGAGTGGGAGGAGAAGTTCATCCGCGACTTTGGTGAGATAATTACAGGGAGCACACCTAGCACTACCAAGCCTGAATATTATGGTGGCGATCGGCTTTTTGTTTCTCCGGCAGATGTTTCAAATCAAAGATTCATTAAAAAAACAAAAACCACTCTGACAGATCTTGGCTTCTGCGAAACACGGCCTGTGAAGCCAGAAAGCATTTTGTTTGTATGTATTGGCTCAACCATAGGTAAGGTTGCACAGAACCGCCATGAGTGTGCAACTAATCAGCAAATAAATGCTGTAGTTCCTAACGCAAATTACTCAAATGCTTTTGTCTATTACTGTCTTGAAAACAATTCTGAGAAAATATCAGGGCTTGCTGGTAACCACGCCGTTCCGATTATTAACAAAACCGCTTTTGGTGCTGTTGAAATCAGATCCCCAAAACTTCCTGAGCAACAAAGAATCGCTGATTGCCTCTCTTCCGTCGACGAGCTGATCACCGCCCAAACTCAAAAACTCGACGCCCTCAAGGCCCATAAAAAAGGCCTGATGCAACTACTTTTTCCGGCTATGGATGAGGTGAAATCATGA